Genomic window (Xenopus laevis strain J_2021 chromosome 3S, Xenopus_laevis_v10.1, whole genome shotgun sequence):
cggctctgcacatgctcagtgggctctgggctgctgctgcgAAGCTGAGTTTAGAGGATTGTGggtaatattttatagaatacaAAGTGGATATAGTGAgcgtgtccctaagctcagctaaGAGTCAGCAGCCCAGAATTTGTGCTGTGAGTCAGTGTAAGTAAAGAATTGCAAGCTCCTCAGCCCCAACCGCCTCACCTGTTCCCTCCTGCAGCCGCTGCCTCTCGCCTCACTCACCACCAGACACTCAGGGAGGGCGGGGACTCGCAAGTGACAACATAACCCGCCCAACTTGCCTCACCAACAAACCCTGTTTGAACGTGGGGCGGAAGTGTTTGGCTACGGCGGAAGTGCGCAATCTGCTGCGGCCATAATTGAAATCAAGTTCGAAGGCTGCCCCACTTCCTGTCGCCAGAGAGGAGCGGTCACGTGTCGCGGTGACGTCCTATTGACATGCGCAGAAGAGAGCCGGCACTAGAGATCTGGTGTCCAGTGTGTGAGAGACAGACGCGCTGTCACCATGAGCCGCAGTTACAATGACGAGTTACAGTATCTGGACAAGATCCATAAGAACTGCTGGCGGATCCGCAAGGGCTTTGTGCCCAACATGCAGGTGAGGATCGTCCGTAGCTTTTAATTCCCAGCAGCCTCAGCGACTCGTGTTGTGTCTCTCGGCCCAGGTTTGATTTACTGTTACCCCTAAATACACAGGAGAGGGGCCAGTCTTTCCATGAGTGAAACCATCTCCTTATACAGGGGTGTCACTGTACCCCAATACTCCATGAACCCCCACAACTGCTCTGCTACCCCATTAATTCCTAAAGCACCCCCAAAGCCTGCTCAGTCCATAAAGTCCCTGTCAATCACCTCCCCAGTGTCCTGCTTCTGTCTGGTACCCCAATAATATGTCCCCAGTCATTCTTGCCCCTAGGGTACCCCACTAATCTATATTCCAATATACACACTATTTCCCTAGTGCCTTCCCTTCAATACACCGTGTCCCCCGGAATCCCTGCACCTCCCCTTCCGATAGACTGTGTCCCCTGGAATACCTGCACCCCTTCTCCCAATACACAGTGTCCCCCGGAATCCCTGCACCTCCCCTTCCAATACACTGTGTCCCCCAGAATCCCTGCACCTCCCCTTCCAATACACTGTGTCCCCTGTAATCCCTGCACCTCCCCTTCCAATGCACTGTGTCCCCTGTAATCCCTGCACCTCCCCTTCCAATACACAGTGTCCCCCGGAATCCCTGCACCTCCCCTTCCAATACACAGTGTCCCCCGGAATCCCTGCACCTCCCCTTCCAATACACTGTGTCCCCCGGAATCCCTGCACCTCCCCTTCCAATACACTGTGTCCCCTGTAATCCCTGCACCTCCCCTTCCAATGCACTGTGTCCCCTGTAATCCCTGCACCTCCCCTTCCAATGCACTGTGTCCCCTGTAATCCCTGCACCTCCCCTTCCAATACACAGTGTCCCCCGGAATCCCTGCACCTCCCCTTCCAATACACAGTGTCCCCCAGAATCCCTGCACCTCCCCTTCCAATACACTGTGTCCCCTGTAATCCCTGCACCTCCCCTTCCAATGCACTGTGTCCCCCGGAATCCCTGCACCTCCCCTTCCAATGCACTGTGTCCCCTGTAATCCCTGCACCTCCCCTTCCAATACACTGTGTCCCCCGGAATCCCTGCACCTCCCCTTCCAATACACTGTGTCCCCCAGAATCCCTGCACCTCCCCTTCCAATGCACTGTGTCCCCTGTAATCCCTGCACCTCCCCTTCCAATACACTGTGTCCCCCGGAATCCCTGCACCTCCCCTTCCAATACACAGTGTCCCCCagaatccctgcacctcctcttctGATACACCGTGTCCCCTGGAATCCCTGCACCTCCCCTTCCGATAGACTGTGTCCCCTGGAATACCTGCACCTCCCCTTCCAATACACAGTGTCCCCCAGAATCCCTGCACCTCCCCTTCCAATACACAGTGTCCCCCagaatccctgcacctcctcttctGATACACCGTGTCCCCTGGAATCCCTGCACCTCCCCTTCCGATAGACTGTGTCCCCTGGAATACCTGCACCCCTTCTCCCAATACACAGTGTCCCCCAGAATCCCTGCACCTCCCCTTCCAATACACTGTGTCCCCCAGAATCCCTGCACCTCCCCTTCCAATGCACTGTGTCCCCTGTAATCCCTGCACCTCCCCTTCCAATACACTGTGTCCCCCGGAATCCTTTCACCTCCCCTTCCAATACACAGTGTCCCCCagaatccctgcacctcctcttctGATACACCGTGTCCCCTGGAATCCCTGCACCTCCCCTTCCAATACACTGTGTCCCCCGGAATCCCTGCACCTCCCCTTCCAATACACAGTGTCCCCCagaatccctgcacctcctcttctGATACACTGTGTCCCCCGGAATCCCTGCACCTCCCCTTCCAATACACAGTGTCCCCCGGAATCCCTGCACCTCCCCTTCCAATACACAGTGTCCCCCGGAATCCCTGCACCTCCCCTTCCAATACACAGTGTCCCCCGGAATCCCTGCACCTCCATTTCCAATACACAGTGtccctgacttctgctacattgtttcaagagtcagaaccagagagggattaaaaaaaaatatttctatcaaTAGCAATTCCAGAAACCTATAACATTAAACCCAGTGAGACTGacaaatgaatggatattggaaagatattttcatttatttggcaGAATACAGTTCTGGGTGCAGTTCAGATTTAAGGAAGAGAAAGGATCCCAAAGTGATGCTTCTCCTGGTCTCCTATTGGGTGACTGATAGAATCACGACTCGCTCTCTCCTTTTTGCTTCTTTATCAGGTGGAAGGAGTCTTTTATGTGAATGAGCCCCTGGAGAAGCTGATGTTTGAGGAGCTGAGAAACGCTTGTCGCGGTGGAGGTAAGTTGGGCAGCAACTTCCTGTTCTGCACGGAGCCTCTGTACTTTTCTGCCTCTGTAATTCCTCCTGTGCAGAGCCTCTGTACTTCCTGTTCAGCGCGGAGTCTCTGTACTTCCTGTTCTGCACAGAGCCTTTGTACTTCCTGTTCTGCGCGGAGCCTCTGTACTTCCTGTTCTCCGCAGAGCCCCTGTACTTCCTGTTCTGCACGGAGCCCCTGTACTTCCTGTTCTGCGCGGAGCCTCTGTACTTCCTGTTCTGCGCGGAGCCTCTGTACTTCCTGTTCAGCGCGGAGCCTCTGTACTTCCTGTTCTGCGCGGAGCCTCTGTACTTCCTGTTCTGCAGAGCAGATATGTGCCCCTTGCCCCAACTTGATCAGACACACGTGTAATAAGCTGCAATTTCATGAGTCTGAGGAATAACGAGCAGAGCGTAATCATCATTCCTCTTCTTTCAGCCGCTGGAGGGTTCCTTCCTGCCATGAAGCAGATCGGCAATGTCGCGGCTTTACCCGGGATTGTTCACGTAAGGCTCCGCGCACTTtggctgctgtactgcaattgccCACCCTGTTAATAGAGCCACTCTCAATGCGattgttttaaagggcaaataaaaccccaggggataaaaaaaaaaggaggtaaCGGATAACTCCTTTAGGGGAAACCAAGGAAGGCTGTCTTATCTGATAGGATTTATTGTTTGACTGTAGAAATCTATTGGGCTACCAGATGTCCACTCCGGCTATGGATTTGCCATTGGAAACATGGCGGCGTTTGATATGGACAACCCTGAAGCCGTTGTCTCCCCAGGTGAGAATCAGTCGGCCTCTGTCTCTGTGCCCCCTGCCCCCCCCTTGTATAGGAGCAAGCTAAGTCCATATTGGGGGTCTCTCTTTCTCTAGGAGGAAGCTAAGTCCATATGGGGGGGTCTCTATTTCTATAGGAGCAAGCTAAGTCCATATTGGGGGGTCTCTTTCTTTAGGAGAAAGCTAAGTCCATATGAGGGGGGTCTCTCTTTCTTTAGGTGGTGTCGGCTTTGACATCAACTGTGGGGTCCGACTGCTTCGTACAAACCTGGATGAGAGCGACGTACAACCAGTGAAGGAGCAGCTTGCCCAGTCCATGTTCGACCACATCCCTGTAGGGGTCGGGTCCAAAGGTGTTATCCCTATGGGAGCCAAGTAAGTTCCCTCTGTTTGGGATATACATTGGGCATGGGATATGGTATAACCTGGCTGTACCCCTTCTTTCTCCAGGGACCTTGAGGAAGCCCTTGAGATGGGGGTGGACTGGTCGCTGAGAGAAGGCTACGCATGGGCCGAGGACAAGGAACACTGTGAGGAATATGGCCGGATGCTGCAGGCCGACCCCAACAAGGTCTCCTCTAAGGCTAAAAAGCGAGGCCTGCCCCAGGTATAGTGTACATGAAACTCCACAGATTTCTTCAGACGTGGAACCTGCATGTTCTAATCTCCATCCCTTGATCTTCTGTCCCTCAAGCTGGGGACCCTCGGAGCTGGAAACCATTATGCCGAAGTCCAGGTGGTCGATGACATTTACGACGAGTACGCTGCCAAGAAAATGGGCATCGACCACAAGGGCCAGGTGTGCGTCATGATCCACAGCGGCAGCCGAGGCTTGGGGCATCAAGTGGCAACAGGTATCCATCCATGGGGCAACATCGGGGTATTTCCCCCCAGGTGAATCACTGCTATACTTTGGTATCTGTGTGTCTTAACACCAACCCTTATACTACACAGATGCTCTGGTCGCCATGGAGAAAGCAATGAAGAGGGACAAGATCACTGTGAATGATCGCCAGTTGGCATGCGCCCGCGTTTCCTCCACTGAGGGGCAGGATTATCTCAAAGGCATGGCCGCTGCAGGCAACTACGCTTGGGTCAACCGCTCGTCCATGACCTTCTTAACCAGACAGGTACAGACGTATCATTACTAATTATTTTAACAGACATTCATTGGAAGGTGAAGCCTAAACTGCTCTGAACGTTGAGTCTGAACGTTGAGTCTGAACGTTGAGTCTGAACGTTGAGTCTGAACGTTGAGTCTGAACGTTGAGTCTGAACGTTGAGTCTGAACGTTGAGTCTGAACGTTGAGTCTGACGTTGAGTCTGAACGTTGAGTCTGAACGTTGAGTCTGAACGTTGAGTCTGAACGTTGAGTCTGAACGTTGAGTCTGAACGTTGAGTCTGAACGTTGAGTCTGAACGTTGAGTCTGAACGTTGAGTCTGAACGTTGAGTCTGAACGTTGAGTCTGAACGTTGAGTCTGAACGTTGAGTCTGAACGTTGAGTCTGAACGTTGAGTCTGAACGTTGAGTCTGAACGTTGAGTCTGAACGTTGAGTCTGAACGTTGAGTCTGAACGTTGAGTCTGAACGTTGAGTCTGAACGTTGAGTCTGAACGTTGAGTCTGAACGTTGAGTCTGAACGTTGAGTCTGAACGTTGAGTCTGAACGTTGAGTCTGAACGTTGAGTCTGAACGTTGAGTCTGAACGTTGAGTCTGAACGTTGAGTCTGAACGTTGAGTCTGAACGTTGAGTCTGAACGTTGAGTCTGAACGTTGAGTCTGAACGTTGAGTCTGAACCTTGAGTCTGAACCTTGAGTCTGAACCTTGAGTCTGAACCTTGAGTCTGAACCTTGAGTCTGAACCTTGAGTCTGAACCTTGAGTCTGAACCTTGAGTCTGAACCTTGAGTCTGAACCTTGAGTCTGAACCTTGAGTCTGAACCTTGAGTCTGAACCTTGAGTCTGAACCTTGAGTCTGAACCTTGAGTCTGAACCTTGAGTCGAGTTTCAAAGCTCCAAATGGTAAATCAACCCCAAGTGGGGTGGATGTCATCCACATGGGCCTTTGTCCCCAGTGGGGGTTGATTGACCAAGCACTGAAGAGGTTACATTTGGGTAGACTCTATTGAGACCCTATAGATTGGTCCAAACCAAGTTCCTGATGGGGTTTATTCCCTTTAAGGCCTTCTCCAAAGTATTCAACACGACTCCGGACGACCTGGACATGCACGTGATCTACGACGTGTCCCACAACATCGCCAAGGTGGAGCAGCACGTGGTGGATGGGAAGGAGAGGACACTGCTGGTGCACAGAAAGGGGTCCACCCGAGCCTTCCCTCCCCATCATCCCCTCATTCCTGTGGATTAtcaggtaaatgtgccccttacactcTGTCCTGAGTCACAAACCTAAAGGGACGGTTCAGATGTTGGGCAGGAATGTATTTCCAATGTCCACGTGATGGAACTGAATGAGTAACATACTACAGGCCCTGCCCATTTAGCACTCATCCTGtttgtgtcacatggtataacccAACTAGTGAAGGCAGAACACCGATATGAGGGGAGCTCTCCGTAGCTCTCTGAGGCTTTAATCTGGGAGACATTGGGATGCAGAGTGCTCGTATGTGATTTTTCTAATTCTTCTCCCCCTTCAGTTGACCGGGCAGCCAGTATTGATCGGTGGAACCATGGGAACCTGCAGCTACGTCCTCACTGGAACTGAGAAAGGCATGACCGAGACGTTTGGCACTACCTGCCATGGTGCTGTAAGTAATCTGGGGATACTATCCAATAGAGACCCTGTAATGTGGCAAAGAGTCCTGAACCTCTACCTCAATATGGCAACTCTCTCCTCCCATaggtatatatacaaatatacagagaaggaatgttctgggcacacaataagctataccctcatactgtactgtctaagggaatcaatatggcacctcctcctcccatatgtataaatacaaatatacagagaaggaatgttctgggcacacaataagctataccctcatactgtactgtctaagggaatcaatatggcacctcctcccatatgtataaatacaaatatacagagaaggaatgttctgggcacacaataagggaataagggaatcaatatggcacctcctcctcccatatgtataaatacaaatatacagagaaggaatgttctgggcacacaataagctataccctcatactgtactgtctaagggaatcaatatggcacctcctcctcccatatgtataaatacaaatatacagagaaggaatgttctgggcacacaataagctataccctcatactgtactgtctaagggaatcaatatggcacctcctcctcccatatgtataaatacaaatatacagagaaggaatgttctgggcacacaataagctataccctcatactgtactgtctaagggaatcaatatggcacctcctcctcccatatgtataaatacaaatatacagagaaggaatgttctgggcacacaataagctataccctcatactgtactgtctaagggaatcaatatggcacctcctcctcccatatgtataaatacaaatatacagagaaggaatgttctgggcacacaataagctataccctcatactgtactgtctaagggaatcaatagggcacctccctcctcccatatgtat
Coding sequences:
- the rtcb.S gene encoding RNA-splicing ligase RtcB homolog encodes the protein MSRSYNDELQYLDKIHKNCWRIRKGFVPNMQVEGVFYVNEPLEKLMFEELRNACRGGAAGGFLPAMKQIGNVAALPGIVHKSIGLPDVHSGYGFAIGNMAAFDMDNPEAVVSPGGVGFDINCGVRLLRTNLDESDVQPVKEQLAQSMFDHIPVGVGSKGVIPMGAKDLEEALEMGVDWSLREGYAWAEDKEHCEEYGRMLQADPNKVSSKAKKRGLPQLGTLGAGNHYAEVQVVDDIYDEYAAKKMGIDHKGQVCVMIHSGSRGLGHQVATDALVAMEKAMKRDKITVNDRQLACARVSSTEGQDYLKGMAAAGNYAWVNRSSMTFLTRQAFSKVFNTTPDDLDMHVIYDVSHNIAKVEQHVVDGKERTLLVHRKGSTRAFPPHHPLIPVDYQLTGQPVLIGGTMGTCSYVLTGTEKGMTETFGTTCHGAGRALSRAKSRRNLDFQDVLDKLADMGIAIRVASPKLVMEEAPESYKNVTDVVNTCHDAGISKKAIKLRPIAVIKG